DNA sequence from the Pedobacter schmidteae genome:
GATGGCCTTGGTACAGCAGCCAAAGAGACATCCATGAACCGTAACTCCAAAGAGCGGTTAATTCAATCGGATATTCTTTGGTCAATGCTCCGTCCAAAAGAAAAGGCACCCCGAATTGAACTTGATGAAGCTTGGCGTAATGTCCTGATGGGATCGGAACACACTTGGTGTTACATGAACCCTAATCAGGCTGATATGCAGGATGTCATATGGAAAGTAAAGCAAAATTTCTTTAAAACAGCTGAACAGAGTAGTCTGCAAATACTTTCAAATACTTTGAAACCAATTGCAGCCGAAACATCCAACATTGTGGGTGTATTTAATACCTTGTCCTGGTCACGTGGTGGGTTGGTAACACTTACCAGTGAGCAAAGTAAGGGCTTTAATTCTGTCAGAGATGAGCATAAAAAGACCATTACTTCCCAACGATTAAGTACTGGAGAATTGGTGTTTTTAGCATCGGAGATTCCCGCTTTTGGAACAAAAAACTATTTTTTGAGTACTAAAGCAGAAGAGAAATCGGATGTTAAAATGGCAAAAGGGAATATCCTGGATAACGGGATATTCAAAGTAATAATAGATCCTGTTTCCGGAGATGTTATCAATATAACAGACAATACGGGTGTTGAATTTGTAAATAAGAATGATGCTTCTAATATCAATAGTTTCAGGTACCTTCTGGGAAGTGGAGAGCCTGCATCCGGAGGACCACAATATGCTGCAAATACAAATGAGGTTAAGAATAGTGATGCTCAGAAATTGGTAAAAGCCACTGGTCCAACAGAAGTGAAAACTGTTATTAAGGAGAATGGGCCTCTTGTAGCATCAATACTGGTCACTTCAAAAGCTGACGGTTGTAACAGTTTAACTCGTGAAGTTCGCGTTGTAGCCGGTAAACCCGAAATTGAAATAGATAATTTGGTAGACAAGATAGCAACAACTAAAAAAGAAGGAATACATTTTGGATTTGCCTTTGACGTTCCGAATGGACGTACACGAATGGATATTCCCTGGGGTGTTGTGGAAGTTGAAAAAGATCAACTTCCTGCTGCAAATCGCAATTGGATGAGTTTTCAGCGTTGGCTGGATATTTCCAATGAGGATAAGGGAATCTCCTGGTGCGCGCTTGATGCACCTACCTTCGAAAGTGGTAATATGACTGCTAATATTATTGGAGGAGCTTTTCATTCTCCTGAATGGATTAAACACTTGCCGCCAAGCTCCACCATTTATTCCTGGGCGCTTAATAATCATTGGCATACAAATTTCCCTCTATACCAGGAAGGTAAACTAAATTTCCGCTACAGGATATTACCCCATAAGTACACATTCAATTCTGTAAAAGTGAATCGTTTTGGGTTGGAGCAATCACAACCGCTGATTGTTGCGCCGGTTAAAGAAAAAGTAGCACTTAAACCTGTGGTTAAAATAGATAATGAACAAATTTTTATTTCGATCATTAAAACATCTGCGGATGGCAAGTCAATGATTATTCGACTGCGATCTTTATCCGACAAGGCAGAAACAGCAACTTTATCGTTCCCAGATAACAGACCAAAGTTAATACGGACCTGTGTCGCGGACGAAAGTCCAGGCGAAGAAGTTGGAAACACAATCCATTTGTTACCCCATGGAATTGCAACACTTGTGATAGAATAGATTAAAAATAAAACATGAAAAATATTTTAACAATTACCTTATGCTTACTATTATTTTCTTTTAAAAATGTAAAAGGAAAAACGCCAGGTCACCCTGTTGGGATAGAAAAAGATACTACGATTCAATATATTGATATTGTTCATTGTACCCATACTGATTATGGGTACACCGATCATCCAGTAATTATAGAAGAATTACAAACGCGTTTTTTCGATATGGCAGTGTCACTGGGTTTGAAAAGTGAAGGGGCAAAACAACCTTTTGTCTGGACTGCTGAGGCAATGGAACCTGTAGAACGCTGGTGGAACGAAGCTACTCCGGAAAGACGAAAAGGATTATTGAGGTTGATCGGCAATAAGCAAATTAGCATCAATGCGTTACCTTTCAATTTCAATCCAGTCGCTCCGGATGCGCAATTGAATACAATGACGAATTGGGTTAACAAGGATCTATGGGGAAAATTCCAGCCTAATGTTGGAATGCAGTCCGATGTAACTGGATTTTCACGGGCCGCTGCGGCTAAACTGCTTGATAAAGGAATTAAATATGCGTGGACAGGGATCAATGAACATAAAGCTAGCTCCCCATTTCCACAGCCATATCCCTTTTGGTGGAAAATGCCCGATGGCAGAAGGATGTTGGTTTGGTGTGGACTTTCATATTGGGAAGGATTTTCTTTTTTTACTGAAAAGGAATGGAGAAGTGAGCAGCGCGAAGCAAGCAACTTACAGTTTTGGTCGCCTCGTGAAGGAGATATGCTACAACCTGACGAAGTGTCCGTACGGAAAGCCCATAAGATTTGCCTTGAAAGGGTGAAGCAAATGAAAAAGGGTGGTTATCCCTACGATTTTATATCAGTTACAATTACAAACCAGTGGAGGATTGACAATGATGGTCCGTTTCCCGGTTTGACAGCCTTTGTTCAAAAATGGAACGAACTGGAATTGCAACCCAAATTAAATCTTGTTACTGTAGACCACGCGATGGAAAGAATTGAAAAACGTATTGGAAAAGTTATTCCTGAGCACGAGGGAGAATGGCCGGACTGGTGGTCTTTTGGTATTGCTGCTAACCCAAGAGAACTTTCAGTTTCCAGACAGGCAGCGCGCTATCTGGAAGTAGCACTTTCACCGGCTTGGGGGACAATTTCGACGAAAGTACAGGCTAAATCGGATGAAATAAATCGTTTGTTATGTCGTTATTACGAACATACTTTTTCTGCCAATGAATCCTTGTCGAATCCTAATGGTATTATGCAGCTAGGACAATTAAATGAAAAAGGGACTTTTGCTTATCGCTCTTATGAAAAAGCAAAATGGTTGCTTGCTCAACGTGTGAGTAACCTCCTTTCTAATAAAACTGAGGGTCTGTATGTTATAAATACACATAAAAACGAGTATTCAGGTTGGATTGAACTTGATCCCATTGCTTTTCGTGGTATTGATTATAAGAGTATAGAGAATGTAGAAACCAAAGAACGAATTAGTATTAAGAATGGGGGGGGCACTAAATTTTGGGCAAGTAACCTAAAGAACGGAAAAATAAATCGATTTATGTTAAGTACTGAGATGAGCAAGCCGATTCAAGAAGAGACAAAGCCCGAGATTAGAACTGACAAAAATAATTGGCCCGAATATATTAAATGGGATGGAATGGCGAAGCCCTTAATAACCGAAGGCCTGGCAGAAATAAGTTCACTTGAAATTAATGGTAGTCAGTGGTCAGTGAGTTCGATTTTCAAAATGCAAGACAGCATCAGATTGGCTAAGTTGAAAGAGACGGTAACAGAAATTAATTCCATTTCAGAGAATGATGCAATGGTTGAAGAAACTCAATATTCAATAAAGTACATACAAAAGATTAAGCACCCCAGAATGAAATGGGCTACGCGTCAGCTTGAAATATTCAAAAATGAACCAAAAATAAGCATAGAAGTGAAATTTGATCGCATTTCTTCAATAGCACCTGAAGTCATTTTTATTGATTTTCCTTTGCCTAAAGAATTGAAGTCTCCTTTGGCTTCTTCTGGTGGACTTCCATATTATTTATACACCGACCAATTGCCAAATTCATGTAAGGATTACTTTGCTGTTGATAGTTGGGTGGCATATAGTACCTCAAATTATGGAAGTTGGGTTTGGACAACTCATGATGCTCCTATGGTCACCTTTGGTGCTCATAATTTAGATGCAAGAATAAAAAAAGCGCCAGATAACGTAAATGTTATTAAATCGATGGTGTACAATAATACATGGGAAGTGAATTACTTGGTAGATTGCCCTGGTGAAATGTCTTTTAAATATGATTTAGACTGGAGGCAAAATAATCTGGAATCTGTAGAAATAAATGAAATTGCTAGGGCCAACTTATTTCCTCCTGTTGTATTTCGAAATCCGGCAACCAAAGCTAATCCGATTTCGAATAAATCGATGTTTGAATAAGCTTTAAAATGCTTATAAAAAACTAATTTATACTCATGACTCGATTACCAACATTTCTTATTCGGTGGGTATTGATAAGGGTAGCTTTTTAGAAGAAATCTAGGTATTCTATATTGAAATCCAAACAAAAAACTATAACAGTACTGAAATAGAGTTGTTATGGGATAAAATTGAGGCATGACAATATTATTCTGTTTTTTATGCTAAAAGCAAAGTAAATGTATATATTTGTTATATGTATATACATATAGACAATTGATAACGTTGATGGAGGCACGTTGATTTTTAAAATGAGACCGTTGCCCAATACATTATGGGGGTAGGAGTCCCTCCTCCATCAATGAGTACAGATAAATAGGTATTTAAAGCTCCAATGGTCGGATTGGTAACGATAAATGAATTAAAGAAATGAAAAAACACTTTTCAATATTAACTGCATTGTTTCTCGCGTTAACTTGTTCTGCTCAAGATACAAAAGTAGGAGACAAAACACTGGTCGAAAAAATTCGGGAAGACAAATACTTTGCTTTTGTAAAAACAAAGGCATTTGAAGTAATGAAAACGGGGTTCAATGCGGGTGATGGCTATCGAGAGGTGTGGATAAGGGATTATAATACATTTATTGAGTTGGCATCAAAAGTTAATTCGAAAGAAGTTTTGAAAGAGAACTTGTTGATTTTTTTTAGGATGCAGGGTGAGGATGGAAATATTATAGATGGATTTACTCCTGCTGAAAAGGTTGGTAAAGAGGAAACTGACTTTTCATATTCAAAGTTAGAAACTCGCTATGCTGCACATAAGAATACTGTCGAAACCGATCAGGAATCTTCTCTTGTTCAGGCAGTTTATAAGTATATACAACTGACCGGTGATCGGACGATCTTATCGGAGATGGTGGGTAATAAAACAGTAAGTGCACGGCTTGAATGGGCAATGGATTTTTTAATGACAAACCGCTTTAGTAAAAAGCATGGATTAATTTATGGCGCTACAACGGCCGACTGGGGAGATGTTCAGCCTGAGCACGGATGGGGAGTAGATTTAGACAATAATACACATTATGCTATTGACATTTATGATAATGCTATGTTCATCCTTGCACTTGATAATTTGATGAAAATGATGCCGTCTTCTAAGTTTAAATGGGCCCCTATAAAGAACAAACTTGCTAAAAACTGCAGAAAGTGGCTATGGGATAAAACGAGGCAAAAATTTATACCTCATGTTTACTTAAACGATTCACCCTTTCCAGCGTCATTTAATGAGAATGATATTTATTATTTTGGGGGTACTGCGATTGCTATAGAGGCTGGGTTATTAAATAAGAAGGAGGTGAAGGCCTCTCTTGATGAGATGATTAGTAGAGTGGAGCAAGCTGGTGCTGCTTCAATAGGACTTACACTTTACCCTCCATATCCTGAAGGTTATTTTGCTAATAAAATTATGAACCCGGTTTACAGTTATCAGAATGGGGGAGATTGGACCTGGTTTGGTGGCCGGATGATCCAGCAATTGATTAAATATGGATTTGTGGAAGAAGCATATCAGCAAATGTTTCCAATGGTGAAACGCGTAAAAGACAATAATGGTTTTTATGAATGGTATTCTATTAAAAATGAACCAAGAGGGTCCGGAACTTTTAGGGGTGAAGCCGGGGTCTTATATACAACTATAGTAATGTTTGAGAACCTGAAAAAATAGACATTTAGAGGAGTTGATAGAGCAGGTGGTTTATTGCCTCCTGCTCTCTACAGTATAAATAAAGCTATCGGCCCGATAATAACCTATATTATATTCAATTGGGCGGTCGGCTTTGTCGTAAACAAATCTTTTCCTAAGTAATACAGGATCACCTTCTTCTAATTCAAGTTTGCTTGCTATATCCTTATCAACCAGCCTGGCACTGATTTCTTCTTTTGACAGATGTGCAATTACTGAATGCTCTTTTTCAAGAATTTCATATAATGGGCGTTTAAAATCCTCTTCGCCAGTTAAACCTACCCTAGGGTGAAAATAAGAAATGAAATAGACAAAAGGACCTTCTTGCCGCCCTCTTAGTCGTTCCAGTTTCAAAATTTTTGCATCCTTTTTAATCGAAAAGAAATTGGCAATATGGTCTTCTGGGAAAACCCAGCTGATATGTAATTCAAAGTTTTTTATAGGAATGCCACGGGCTTCCATTTCCTGAGAAAAACTAAGCCAGTTATGCGACTTTGAGCTGACTGAATTATCCGTTACTTTTGTGCCAATCCCCTTTTTCCGGATTAATAAGCCCTCAAACACCAGTTTACTGATTGCCTGGCGTAAAGTAGCCCGTGAAATAGCTAATTGTTTAGACAAATCTATTTCGTTGGGAAGCAGTTTTCCATCGATGTATAGCGGATCTTTAATTATCTTTCGTAACAATTCTTCGGCTTGGATATGAAGTGGAACTGGACTTTTATGATCAATGGAATATTTCATTTAAGACTATTAATTACCGTGAAAAAGTATTCTGTTTAATAATGACGCATTTAGAGGTTGCCCTTAAAGGTCATTGGATTGACTTGGTCCATGGTGTGGGCAGCGAATAAATACGGCTTAAAAATTAGTCAAAAATAGTGTTTTTTTGTTTTCATATGATGTAATTGTTACTTAAATGTATGAATGTTTGTGTGTACATAATGCTCGTTCAAAAATAAATTACATTTCAATTATAAACTTAATCCAGTTTAGCAAGCTTGTTGTTGAAATATTTAAAGTGTTATGATGTGCGTATTTCAATGAGTTTTGCCGAAACTCCTAGATGGTTAAGTTACTTGCAGCCTAATTTGGGGATCTATTGAAAGCCTCCAGTTTCTGCCTAAGAAAAAATGATGCTTATAGTTTAATTGACGCTGGATGTTGGACATGTTAGTAGTTTTGGATACACTGCCTCATCATGGGATTTTATCGTTTTTAGGTGTTATGTGTTGCGTTTTTACAAAAAATCTGAATATATTTTTGTGTGTAGAATTATTTTATGTATATATGTATATGCAAATAATGATTTTTAATGGTTGGGATTATTTGATCGTTGTTTGGCTAAATAAACCAATTACCAAACTTAAACTATTATGTATCGAAGAAATTTTATCTGGCTAAGAGTGAAATACCTCTGCTATCTGCTTCTGTTAATGGCTACGGCCTTTAAATCAGTCGCTCAATCGAACACTACAATCACCGGTAAAGTAACTGATGTAAAAGGCGGGCCATTACCCGGTGTAAGCGTTACGGTGAAGGGTAGCACTAATGGCGGTGTTACTGATGGAGAAGGAAAATACGCTATTAAATTAACAAGTGGAGGAGCAACTCTCGTGTTTACATTTGTCGGCTATAAGAAACAAGAAATAGCTATTGCAGGCCGCAAGACCATTAATGTAGAGCTAAAAGAAGACGATAACTCCCTGGAAGAGGTTAATGTTGTTGTGGCCTACGGAACACAAAAGAAGGAAAGCATGGTAAGTGCGATTACCTCTATTAACCCTAAAGAGTTAAAAGGACCTACCAGTAACTTAACTACCATGTTAGCTGGCCGTGTATCTGGAATGGTTGCCTACCAAAGAAGCGGAGAACCTGGCAAGGACAACGCGTCGTTCTTTATTAGGGGAGTTGGTTCCTTTGGAGCTGGAAAAATAGATCCTTTAATATTGATAGATGGGATGGAATCTACTCCTAATGACCTTGCAAGGTTGCAACCAGATGACATTGCCGGCTTTTCGGTATTAAAGGATGCCGCTGCCTCATCATTGTATGGTGCAAGGGGTGCAAATGGTGTGATACTAGTTAATACCAAATCTGGTAGTGATGGTAAAACAAAATTTAATTTCAGGGCTGAAAACTCTGTTTCTTCCAATACAGAGAATTTTAAGCTTGCGGACAATATTACCTATATGAAAATGGCAAACGAGGCTGTATTGACGCGAAACCCGTTAGGTGTATTGCCTTATTCACAAACCAAAATTGACCGTACTGCAGCAGGTATGAATCCCTTGTTATATCCAAATAATGACTGGATAAAGGCTTTGATCAAGGATTATACTTTAAACCAGCGGTTTAACATGAACATGAATGGAGGAGGTAAAGTGGCCCAGTATTACATCGCGGGTACTTATAATATTGATAATGGGGTATTAAAAAACGAAGCGCTCAATAAATACGATAACAATATCAAATTAAAGAGTTACCAGGTACGCTCGAATGTAAATGTTAAATTAACGCCTACTACTGAGGGAATTGTTAGGACTTCTGGTAGTTTTGACGATTATAGCGGGCCAATAGGTGGTGGATCTGGTGTTTTTGATCAGGCCTTATCGTCCAATCCTGTATTATTCCCTGCTTTTTATCCTGCATCAGCATTACCATTATTGAAACACCCTTTATTCGGGAATTCATTGTTAAGTGATTCAGGCGGTTCCCAACTTTATTACAATAATCCGTATGCCAATATGGTTTCTGGCTTTCAGGAATATAATACTTCCACCTTAAATATACAGTTGGAAATAAAGCAAGACTTCAATTTTATTACAAAGGGGCTTACTGCCAGGGCTATGACTTATACCCAAAGGTATTCTTATTTCGATTTAACCAGGCAATACAATCCTTTCTTTTACTCTGCAACGCCAACAGATTCAAGAGGAGAAAATTATAATTTATCGGTGTTAAATCCACTAACCGGTACAGAATATCTTAATTATAATGGTGGTGGTAGAAAAGCTAATACCACGAGTTATATGGAGGCTGCTGTAAACTACAACAGAACCTTTAATGAAAAACACGCTATTGGGGGGCTGTTGGTTACTACCATGCGTAACTATTTAACTACGGATGGAAACGACCTTCAATCCTCTCTTCCTGCCAGAAACCAAGGGCTTTCAGGTAGGCTTACTTATGGTTATGATAACAGGTATCTTTTTGAAGCAAACTTTGGATATAATGGTTCTGAGCGTTTTGCCAGAAACAATCGATATGGTTTTTTTCCATCAGTTGGTGTAGCCTGGAACATGGCTAATGAGAAATTTTTTGCGCCATTATCATCCGCGATTTCTAAGCTAAAGTTTAGAGCTACTTATGGTTTGATTGGTAACGACCAGATTGGAAGAAAAGAAGACCGTTTCTTCTATTTGGCCAATGTTAATTTAAATGAGGGTTTAGTAGGAAGATTCGGTACTGATTATGGAACATCAAGGCCGGCCGTTACGATCTCAAGGTATCCAAATGAGTACATTACCTGGGAAAAAACAAAGACCACAAATCTGGGAATGGATTTGACCTTATTTAACAGCTTAAATCTAGTGTTTGAGGCTTACAAATCGCACCGCAGCAATATTTTAATGACAAGGAGTACCATACCAACTACTATGGGACTTGCTGCTGCTATTCAGGCCAATGTTGGCGAAGCTGAATCGAAAGGTATTGATGTTTCCTTAGATTACAATAAAACTTTTGGAAAGGTATGGGTTCAGGGAAGGGGGACATTTACCTATGCAAGCAGCAAATTACTGGTTAATGAAGAACCAAATTATGGTGCTAATTTAGCCTATCTCTCTAAAGTCGGTAACTCGCTTGGCCAGGCTTATGGTTATATAGCTGAAAGACTGTTTGTGGATGATGAAGAGGTAAGAAACTCTCCAAAGCAGAACTTTGGAGAGGTTAAAGGAGGCGATATTAAATATAGGGATATCAACAATGATGGTCAAATTACTTCACTAGATATTGTTCCTTTAGGTTTGCCTACAACGCCAGAGATTGTATATGGCTTTGGTTTATCTGCTGGGTATAAAAATTTCGATATCAGCGGATTCTTTCAAGGCTCAACACGTTCTTCATTCTGGATTGATCCGGCCAAAATCACACCATTTGTAATAGGTGGAGCTAGCGGAAATCTTCAGAATGGACTTTTAAAAAGTATTGCAGATAGTTATTGGTCTGAAGACAATAGAAATATGCAGGCATTTTGGCCACGTTTAAGCCCTAATGTTAGTGCAAACAATACACAAACTTCTAACTGGTGGATGCGAAACGGCTCCTTTTTAAGATTAAAAAGCGTTGAACTGGGCTATAATCTTTCTGGGAAATCTGTAGCAAAACTTGGTATTGGCTCTATCAGGGTTTATGCCAGCGGTACCAACTTATTTGTTAAAAGCAGCTTCAAAATGTGGGACCCTGAACAGGGAAGTAACGGATTGGGTTACCCTCTTCAAAAGGTATTCAATTTTGGGGTTAATGTTCAATTTTAACCAAGAAAACGAGATGAAATTATTTAAAACTACATATCTTATTTTATCAGCAATGGTATTCACGCTGGTGATACCATCCTGTAAAAAAGGTTTTCTGGACATTGTGCCAGACAATGTACCTACACTTGATAATGCTTTTGCTAACCGCAGTGAAGCGGAAAAGTTTTTATTTAGCTGTTATGCTTCTTTGCCAATAGATGGCAGACTGGACTTTAACCCCGGCATGTATACAGGGGACGAATTTTGGATTTATCAGCCACTTCGGGCCGGTGATTATGCTTCTTTAGAGCCTTTTTATATTGCACAGGGGCTTCAAAATAAAGTAAGCCCAAATATGAATTATTGGGATGGGTCTGGAGGTGCTGGTTCTTTGTGGGGCGGAATTCGTAACTGCAATATCTTCCTTGAAAATGTAGATAAACCTATTGATTTACAGCCTTATGAGAAAGAACGGTGGATAGCTGAAGTAAAGTTCCTGAAAGCTTATTTGCACTGGTACTTGTTCAGAATGTATGGTCCTATTCCGATTGTTGATAAAAATTTACCAATTAATGCCCCTGTAGAAGAGGTAAGAATAAGCCGCCAGCCGGTTGATTCTGTTGTAAATTACATTTCAAATTTATTGGATGAATCAGCCGCAGGAACGGGCACAGGCTTACCAGATAGAATTTCGAATTTAGCTAATGAATTGGGCAGGGTTACTAAACCAGCTGCGCTATCTATTAAAGCCAGGATGTTGGTAACGGCTGCCAGTCCGTTATTTAACGGAAATACAGATTTCAGCGGCTTAAAGAATAAGGACGGGAAACAATTGTTTAATACTACTTATGATGTAAAGAAGTGGGAAAGGGCCGCTGCTGCTTGTAAAGTCGCCATTGATGCTGCAGAAGCTGCAGGAGCAGCTTTGTATAAATTTAATCCAGCCTTGGGTACAGTTGATGACGATACCAAAATAGAGATGAGCATTAGAAATGCGGTATGTGAAAAATGGAACAAAGAATTAATATTCGGTAGTACTGGCTCAACCAGAACACTTCAATTGCACGCCTGTCCCAATTTCGATCCAAATAATTTTAACCTGGCTCTATTTGGACAATTGGCACCTACCCTAAAAATGGCGGAATTATTTTACACTAAAAATGGTGTGCCTATTACAGAAGACCGTACCTGGGATTATGCCAACCGTTACGTGTTAAAACCAACTACAGCTACAGACAAAGGGCTGCAGAGTGATTACCAAACGGTAGGCCTGCATTTTGACAGAGAACCTCGTTTTTATGCTGATATGGCATTTGACGGTTCGAAAATGTATATGCAAAATGGTACTTTTCCTATCCAGAGCAAACTAGAGCAATCTGCGGGAAGGAGGCAGACTCTCTTCTATTCTGTAACGGGTTATTATACTAAAAAACTAATTAATTGGAATTTGGTAACTAGTGGAAACTCAATAACTACCGAAAGTTATCCATGGCCGATCATGAGGCTTGGAGATCTTTACATGCTTTATGCAGAAGCCTTAAACGAAAGTGGTGATATGACTACTGCGTTAACCTATACTAACAAAATTAGAGCTAGAGCTGGTTTGCAAACTGTAGAAAGTTCATGGACTAATTTTTCAACAAATCCCGGCAAATACACCAATCAATTGGGGTTAAGAGATATCATACAACAGGAACGCTTAATTGAAATGGCATTTGAAGGTAGTCGTTTCTGGGATTTGAGAAGATGGAAGAAGGCAGCTGCGATGTTAAATGCGCCAATATATGGTTGGAATATCGCCTCAAAAAGTTATGCAGATTACAACACCAGAGTACTGTTGAATAATCAAACCTTTAATGCGCCAAGAGATTATTTTTGGCCAATAAAAGAAAGTAACCTGATTGTGAATCCCAATTTAGTACAAAATACGGGCTGGTAATTTATCCCGCTCGGTTTATAAATCAGAAATTATTTAAACTTATAAAATTAAGTAAATGAAAAGATTAATAAATAGATTGTGCATTGGGCTGTTAGTTATCGCAACTACACAAGCCTGCAAACAATCAGAAATAGCGCCAACAGTAAATGACGGCGTGGCGCCCGGTCTGGTAACAGGGG
Encoded proteins:
- a CDS encoding RagB/SusD family nutrient uptake outer membrane protein, producing the protein MKLFKTTYLILSAMVFTLVIPSCKKGFLDIVPDNVPTLDNAFANRSEAEKFLFSCYASLPIDGRLDFNPGMYTGDEFWIYQPLRAGDYASLEPFYIAQGLQNKVSPNMNYWDGSGGAGSLWGGIRNCNIFLENVDKPIDLQPYEKERWIAEVKFLKAYLHWYLFRMYGPIPIVDKNLPINAPVEEVRISRQPVDSVVNYISNLLDESAAGTGTGLPDRISNLANELGRVTKPAALSIKARMLVTAASPLFNGNTDFSGLKNKDGKQLFNTTYDVKKWERAAAACKVAIDAAEAAGAALYKFNPALGTVDDDTKIEMSIRNAVCEKWNKELIFGSTGSTRTLQLHACPNFDPNNFNLALFGQLAPTLKMAELFYTKNGVPITEDRTWDYANRYVLKPTTATDKGLQSDYQTVGLHFDREPRFYADMAFDGSKMYMQNGTFPIQSKLEQSAGRRQTLFYSVTGYYTKKLINWNLVTSGNSITTESYPWPIMRLGDLYMLYAEALNESGDMTTALTYTNKIRARAGLQTVESSWTNFSTNPGKYTNQLGLRDIIQQERLIEMAFEGSRFWDLRRWKKAAAMLNAPIYGWNIASKSYADYNTRVLLNNQTFNAPRDYFWPIKESNLIVNPNLVQNTGW